CCACCCCCCAACCAACCCGAAGGGCCCACCCACCTGGCCCCCCGCTCTCCTCCGGGCCGCTCGCTCGCTTCTCACCCGTGCTGGAGCGAGCCGAGTCAAGGGTCGGCCGCAGGCCGATCGCCGAAGGCGACGCGGAGCGACAGCGGAGCGCCCTTTACTCGGCTCGTGGAAGCACGACACTGGCAAAGAAGCGAGTGGCCCAACGGCAACGCAGCACTACCTAGTGCCCCGACAGGCAACGTTCGCCCCGTCGCGACGCCCGGCACGCACTCTCGCCGCACCGGCCGAAAGCCCAAGTACGTCCAGTACGAGGGCTTTCGGCCGGCACGCCGAGAGCACGCACCGGACGCCGCTCCTTAACGGGCAAACGTTGCCTGCCGGGGCACTAGGGCGAACTCGGACCCCTAGCGGTCCCCCGAATCCGCGAAGTGGGTGGCAGGGCGCGCCTGCTGCGGTTCCGTGGCCTTCGCCGGACCCGCGTTCGCCGCCAGGACCAGGGCGACGACGGCGATCACGGCGGCGGCTATGCCCCTCGTGTAACGCTCGGTGGAGCTGGTGCGTTCGAGCACGGCGACCTCGCAGCAGCGGTAACTTAAGCGTGCTTAATACGCCGTTTAACCTAGGGGCTGGCGGAGCCGAACGGCAAGAGGCACCAGGGGAGTTGGGCATGTCGGAGCGCGACGACCCGGTGACCATCGGGCGCAGGTTGCAGCAGTTGCGGGTCGAACGCGGGCTGACGCAGAAGCAGTTGGCCGAACCGGCGTACACCCCCGCCTACATCTCGACGCTGGAGGCCGGTCGCGTCCGGCCCTCCGACGACGCGCTCAGGCACCTCGCCGAGCGGCTCGGCGTCGGCTTCGAGGAGTTGGCGACCGGGCGGCCCGCCCGCCTCGTCACGGATCTGCGGCTGCGGCTGACCGAGGCCCAGCGCACCCTCGCCACCGGGGAGGCCGAGGCGGCGGCGGAGCAGTACGGCCGGCTGCTCGCCGAGGCGGAGACGCTCGACCTCGACGGGGTGCGGGCCGCGGCGCTGCTCGGGCTCGGCGAATGCGCCCTGGAGACCGGGGAGCTGGCGGCGGGCCGCCTGTACTTCGAGCGGGCCGAGAAGGCGTTCGGGGACGTGCTGCTGCCGGTCCGCGTCCCCGCCCTGCGCGGACGTGCCATCTCTCACTACCTGTCGGGTGAACTCCGCTACTCCGTCTACCTGCTGGAGTCCACCCTCGACGAGCTCAACCGCGGCGGCCTGCACGACCCCGACGCGCTGCTCCTCCTCTACGCGAGCGTCATCGGCCCGTACATGGACATGGGCGCGCACGCCCGCGCCGCACAGGCCGCCGAACTCGCGCTGGCGCTCGCGCCGCAGGCCGGTGACCCGGCCCTGGTCGCCCGGATGCACCGGTCCGTCGCCCGCACGTTGCTCGCCGAGGGCCGCGTCGCCGAGGCCGACGCCTCGCTGGCCAAGGCCGCCGAGCTGTACCGGCAGCTGCAGCTGCGCACCGAGCTCGCCAACTGCCACTGGATGCGCGGGTACATCCACGCCCAGAACGGTGAGCTGGAGTCCGCCGAGGGCGAGTTGCGCCAGGCCCTCACCATGCTCTCCGCCAAGCGGGCCGCCCTCTACTCCAGCCAGGTCGCCGTCGAGCTGGCCGACGTACTGCACCGGCGCGGCAGGTCCGAGGAGGCCGCCGCGCTGCTGCACGAGGTGCTCAACGACCTCAGCTCCGAACGCGGCGCCCTGCACTCCGCCGCCGCGCACCGCCTGCTCGGCATCATCGCCGAGGACGCCCGGGACACCGAGGCCGCCGAGGAGCACTACGTCCGGGCGCTGAGCCTGCTGGAGCGGGCGGGCGCCGCCGGTGACCTGGCCGACCTGTGCCGGCTGCTGGGGGACCTGCTGCGCCGTACCGGCAGGGTGGAGGCGGCGCTGGACGCGTACCGGACGGGACTGGGACACCGTACGGCCCCCGGCACCACCACCCTCGGGCCCGCACCCGCACAGCCTCCTCTGTGAGGAAACCAGGGGTGGCGCACCAGCAGCGCGGTAGGGCCGGTAGGGCCGGTATGGCCGGTATGGCCGGTAGGCCCCGCCCCCTCCGACGGGTTTCGCCCCATGGGCGAGGGGTAGTCGGGCGGCGCCCACGCACGACAGTGGCCGCGCTGTGGTCGAAGGAGGCGGTGTCCGTGCGGCCCAGGGACGATCGACATGGTGGCCCCGGTGACAGCACCGGCGGGCGCGGTGCGGCGGGCGGCGATCCCGGCAGGCCCGGCCGGCGGAGGCGAGGCCCTCGGACGCCGGGCCCCCGGAGGCAGGGGCTCGACGCCGAGCGCGAGGCCGTGCAGGACCGGATGCGGGCCGTCGACGTCATCGCCGAGGAGGTGCGGGACGCCGAGCCCAGGGACATCCCGAAGCGGCTGTGCGGGGTGGTGGTCGAGCTGCTGCCGGTGGTCGGGGCCAGCGTGGCACTGCACAACGACGGCATGCCGGTACGGCTGAGCGCGAGCAGCGAGCATGCCTCGTACCTGGCGGAGATCCAGGCCACGCTGGGTGACGGACCCTGTCTGTACGCCGCGCGGACCGGCACTCCCGTACTCGCCTCCGACCTGACGTCCGGCGAGGACGCGGACCGCTGGCCGTTCTTCGCGCAGCAGGCCACGGCCGCCGGGGTGCGGGCGGTGTACTCGCTGCCGCTGGGCAACGACTCCGTGTGCGTGGGCACGCTCGATCTCTACCGCGACACCCCCGGCGAGCTCACGCCCCGGGAACTGCGCACGGCGCTGTTGGTGGCCGGCGTGATGACGGTGGCCCTGATGGCGCTGCCGCGCGGGGAGGAGAACGGCAGCCGAGGTGCCGAGCCCTGGCTGAGCGGCCTGGCCGCCGAGCACGACGAGGTCTACCAGGCAGTCGGCATGATCATGGCCCAGCTCGGGGTGGGCGCCGAGGAGGCGCTGGCCCGGCTGAGGGCCCACGCCTTCGCCCGGAACCGCATGGCCGTCGATGTGGCGCACGATGTGGTCGCGCACCGGACGAGGTTCGAGCGCGACTGAAGACCGGTCTCGGCGCAGCCGGGGCGGATGCCCCGTGCCTCCTCAGACCTCCACCCGCCCGTGCCTCCTCAGACCTCCACCCGCCCGTGCCTCCTCAGACCTCCACCCGCCCGTGCCTACGGACCTCCTTCAGCCGCCTGGCCCCCAGTTCCACGGCCCCCCGCGTGACGTCGGACGACACCTCACCGAGGCCGCCGTTGGAGACACTGATGGCGTCGTCGCCGACGCGGACGGCGGCGACCTCCAGTCTGAGCAGGGTGGTGTCGCCGTAGTCCGTCTCGCCGCGCAGGGAGACGCGCAGGCCCTGGCGGGCGTCCCCGGCGTCCGGCAGGGGCGCCTCGCTGACCTGGACGCGCTGCACATGGCCGTGGGCGGTCTTCGCCGTGAACCGGTCGCACTTGCGGGGCAGCGTCTTCATCCAGGCCAGGGTCCGGTCCATGTCGGCCGGACGCGGGGCGAAGATCTGGTAGCGCATCTGGGCCTCGTTCCAGGGGTCGTCGAGGCCGATCACCGCCCGGGGCCGGGCGTCCGCGCCGAACAGTTCCTCGGCGTAGAGCGCGTCCAGCAGGCGCTGGCAGTCCGGGGCTTTCGTCGTGGCCTTGAGCAGCCCGTCCCGCCAGGTCGCGGGGCCCTGCGACGACGTCCACGGCTCACCCACGTCGGCCTCCGTGACCAGGGCGGCTTCGGCCTGTGCCCGGGTGAGGGCGCGGTCGGCGGTCGGGGACGGGGGTGTCGTGGACCGGTGGGTGGTGGCCTGGGACGGGGGCGTCGTGGGCGGGACGGCGGGTCTCGGGGCGGTCTGCGGGCGGGGGATGAGCGAGGAACAGGCGGTCGCGGTGAGCAGGACGCCGAGCGAGAGCGCGGAGGAGAGGAGGGCGCGGACCGGCGGTCGGGTCATCGGGGGTGTCTCCTTGGGGCGGCCAAGATCGAGTACGCCCTCTTACGGCACCACCACGCCCGACGGGCCACCAGCGAGCCGGGCCGTCCGGGTGAGGGCTGAGGGCTGAGGGGTGAGGGCTGAGGGCGAGGGGTGAGGGCTGAGGGCGAGGGCTGAGGGTGAGGGTCGAGGTGGAGGAACCGGCAGGAAACCGGCAGGAAACCGGCAGGAAAAAATCCGATCGCCTGCCCCCTCACCCCGCTGCTACCGTCCCCCCATGCAGCGCGACCGTGTCCCCGCACACCCGTCTCTCACGACGACGCCGGAGAGTGTCCCGGCGCGCTGACCAATGGACCGCATGTCCGAAGCCCCGGGGCGAGTGCCCCGGGGCTTCGTCGTTCCCGGGATCCCCTGGATCCCTGGATCCCCTGGCACTTCGCCCCTCCCGAGCGAGGGAGCTCACCATGAACGACCACCGCCGACTCGGTCGCGAACTCGACCTGTTCGACACCGACCCGCTGATGGGCGCGGGCCTGCCGTACTGGCTCCCCGACGGGGCCGTCGTACGGCACACCCTGGAGGAGTACATCCGGGAGGCCGAGCGCGCCGCCGGCTACCGGCACGTGTACTCGCCCGTGCTCGGCAAGCGGGAGCTGTACGAGATGTCCGGCCACTGGTCCCACTACAGCGACGACATGTTCCCGCCGATGCGGCTCGGCGCGGAGGAGGTCGTACTCCGGCCCAGCCTCTGCCCCCACCACGCCCTCATCTACCGCTCCCGTTCCCACAGCTACCGCGAACTGCCCCTGCGCATGGCCGAGTTGGGCGGCATGTACCGCTCCGAGCTGTCCGGCGTCCTCGGCGGCCTGACCCGGGTCCGGTCCATCCAGCTCAACGACGCGCACATCTTCTGCACCCTGGAGCAGGCCGTCGAGGAGGCCCGCGCGGCCCTGGACCTGATCGCTCGCGCCTACGCCGACCTCGGCATCCGAGCCACCCGCCACCGCCTCTCCCTCCCCTCCCCCTCCCTCTCCGGGGAGGACGGCAAGGGCAAGTACGTCGCCGACCCGGACCTGTGGCGCCGGGCCACCGCCCTGCTCAGGGAGGTCCTCGACAGCTCCGGCATCCCCTACGAGGCCGCCGAGGGCGAGGCCGCCTTCTACGGCCCCAAGATCGACGTCCAGATCACCGACCCCGCCGGACGAGAATCCACCCTCTCCACCGTCCAGATCGACTTCCACCAGCCCGAACGCTTCGACTTGCACTACATCGGCGCCGACGGGGCCAAACACCGGCCGGTCATGGTGCACCGCAGCATCATCGGCAGCGTGGAGCGGGCGGTCGCGCACCTCATCGAGGAACACGGCGGCGCCTTCCCGGCGTGGCTCGCGCCCGTGCAACTGGTGGTGCTGCCGGTGGCTCAGGCGCAGGTGGAACAGGGCGCGGAGATCGTACGGCGGGCCCGCGCGCAGGGACTGCGGGCCGAACTCGCCACCCCCGCCGACGGCACCCTCGGCGCCCGCATCCGGGCGGCGCGGCTCGTGCCGTACCAGGCGGTGATCGGGGAGCGGGAGGCCGACGGCGACCTGGCGGCCGTACGGCTGCGGGACGGGCGGCGTCCCGGGGCGGTGCCGGTGGCCGAACTGCTGCGCCGGATCGCAGCCTGCGTGGAGGAGCGCGGCACCGAACTGTGGCGGGCTGCGTAAGGTCACTCTCGTAGCCCGTGGAGAGAGGATCCCAGCCGTGACAGCCGTGACAGCCGTGACCGCCATGACAGATCAGCCCATCCCGGTGATCATCGACTGCGACACGGGTGTCGACGACGCTCTGGCCCTGCTGTTCGCCGTACGGCACCCGGGTCTCGACGTGCGCGCGGTGACCTGCGTGGCGGGGAACACCGACGTGGACGGGGTGGTCCGCAACACCCTGACCGTGCTGGAGCAGGCCGGGGCGTCCGGCATCCCGGTCGCGCGGGGCGCCGAACGCCCGCTGATCGAGCCCGTCCGCACGGCCCGGCACGTGCACGGGCAGGACGGGATGGGCGACCTGGGCCTGCCCGCGCCGACCCGCGTACCGGTGGACGTCGACGCGGTGACGCTGCTGCGGCAGGAGATCCTCGCTTCCCCACGCCCGGTCACCCTCATCCCCACCGCACCGCTGACCAACATCGCGCTGCTCCTGCGTACGCACCCGGAGGTGGTCCGCAACATCGAGCGGATCGTGTTCATGGGCGGCGCGGTGGCGACCGGAAACGCCACCCCGGTCGCGGAGTTCAACGTGTGGCACGACCCCGAGGCCGCCGCGATCCTGCTCACGGCCGGGGTGCCGATCACGATGTACGGCCTGGACGTCTTCAAGCGGGTCCTGGTCCCGGCCGGGGACATCCAGCGCCTGCGCGCGAGCCCGGAACCCCGCCTCCGCATGGCCGGCGACCTCCTCGCCCACCGCGACCCCGCCGCCTCCGGCGACCCGACCCCCATGGGCGGCCTCGGCGACGCGGGCGCGGTCTGCGCGGTCGTGGACCCGGAGGGCATCACGACGGAGAGCCTCCCGGTCGAGGTGAGCCTGTCCCCGGGCCCCACCCGAGGCCAGACGATCGTCGACCGCCGCCCGCTGCCGGGCGAGTCCGAGATTCACGAGGGTGTCCGTGAACAACCGCTGGTGGACGTGGCGTTGGGCGTGGACGTGGAGCGGTACGTGAAGCTGTGGCTGGCGACGGTGGAGGGCGTCTAGCGCGTGTCGGCGGCCGGCCGCACCGCCCACCGCTGCTCCACCCTCGCGAGCCGCCAGTAGGCGATGGCCCCCGCCCACACCACCACGAACAGGCCGACGATGACGTAACCGACGTTGTCGAGGTCGATGCCCGCGATCCAGCCGGTCACGGCATCGTGCAGGTCGAGTTTCTCGTGCAGGACGCCGACGAGTTCGATCGTGCCGATGAAGAAGGCGACGGCGATGGACAGGCCGGTGATCGTGAGGTTGTAGAAGACCTTGCGGACGGGGTTGGAGAACGCCCACTGGTAGGCGAAGTTCATGAACGTGCCGTCGAGGGTGTCGAACAGGCTCATGCCGGCGGCGAAGAGGAGGGGGAGGGAGAGAACCGCGTACCAGGGCAGGCCGGCCGCCGCGCCCGAGCCCGCCATCACCATCAGGGTCACTTCGGTGGCCGTGTCGAAGCCGAGGCCGAAGAGGAAGCCGAGGGGGAACATCTGGCCCGGACGGCTGATGGCCTTGGTGAGGCGGCCGAGGATGCGGTTCATGAACCCCCGCGAATCCAGGTGCTGTTCGAGTTCCTTCTCGTCGTACTCGCCCGCCCGCATCGCCCGGAAGACCTTGAGGATGCCCACCAGGGCGACCAGGTTCAGGGCGGCGATGAGGTAGAGGAACGTGCCGGAGACCGTCGTACCGACGACCCCCAGCGTCTGGTGGGTGCCGGAGTCGTCGTTCATGAGCGTGCCCGCGAGCGCGGCGCCGCCCGCGACGAGTGCGGCCATGACCACCACCACGCTCGAATGCCCGAGCGCGAACCAGAAGCCCACCGAGACCGGCCGCTTGCCGTCGGCCATCAGCTTGCGGGTGGTGTTGTCGATGGCGGCGATGTGGTCGGCGTCGAAGGCGTGCCGCATGCCGAGGGTGTAGGCGGTGATGCCGAGGCCGATACCGAAGGCCTTGTCGCCGACTTCGTAGTGGCCGGGCACGACGAGCAGGAAGAGAACGCCGAAGGCGACTACGTGCAGGGCGGCGATCACGGCCATCAGGCCGGCGGTCTTGAGGGTGTCCTCGCGCCGCCAGCGGAAGGCGGACGTGGGCTCGGGCAGGGTCATACGGTCACGCTCCAGCACCTCGTGGATCAACTCGTGAGATGCCGTGGCCGGTCTCCTGGCTTGGGGGTACCTCCCGCTCGAGCGAAGTCGAGAGTGGGGGAGGGTCGTGCGTCCGCCGTCCCTGCCTTCCCGGTCGTGCGACCAGTGGCCCGGCTTGCGCCGGACGGGACGAGAACTCCCCGATCACAGTGGCGAGGGCCGCTCCGGAATGGCCCCTGAGGGGGCGTCACCGGCTTCCCGAGCACCACGGCCCGCCCACCGTAGGGTGGCAAGCGGTCTCCTGCATAGCTGCGTACTTGCGCAGGTATTGAAGATCACACAGATCGCACAGATCACACAGATCACACGGAGTCGCCTGCGAGGATGGCGGCATGCATCTCGTCCCGGCCGACCGAGCGGACCGCCGCACCATCGACGGGCACCGGGTGTGCGACGCCATCGCCGCGATCGGCGAACCGGGCCACGTCCGCACCTGGGCCGACCGCTTCTCCCTCCTCGCCGACCCCAAGAGGCTCGCGCTGCTCCTCGCGCTGCACCGGACCGGCCCGCTGGCCGTGTCCGACCTGGCGATCGCGACCGGCATGAACGATCCGGCCGTGTCGCAGGCGCTGAGGTTGCTGCGGGCGGCGGGGGTCGTGGAGCGGGAGAAGGAGGGGCGGGTGGTGCGGTACCGGGTCATCGACCGGGACGTACGGGCGCTGCTGGGGCACTGCGTGGCCGACGGGCGTTGACGCGCCCGCCTGCTTCGTGAGCGCCGCGCCCGAGCGGCCTCGGAGCGAGCTCCCTGCGCACCGGGTCACTTCGCGAAGCGGTACTTCAGGTGGGTGGCGAGGGGCGTGTCGACCACCCTGACCGGTTCGAGGTTCCGCCGCCCGGCGCCCAGTCCCTCGAAGAGCCGCAGTCCCTCTCCGAGGAGCGCGGGCACCACGTGCAGCTGCAGCTCGTCGATGAGCCCCTCCTTGAGATACTGCCGCACCGTGCTCGCCCCGCCCGCGATGTCGACGTTCCTGTCCCCGGCGGCGGCCTTCGCCTGGTCGAGGGCGCTGTGGATGCCGTCGGTGACGAAGGTGAAGGTGGTGCCGCCCTCCTTGACCAGGGTCGGCCGGGGGCGGTGGGTGAGCACGAAGACGGGGGTCCGGAAGGGCGGGTTGTCGCCCCAGAACTCCTCGCCCGTGTCGTACATCATCCGGCCCATGACCACGGCTCCGGTGGCATCGAACCACTCACGCATCAGCTCGGAGTCGCGATTCTCCTCCCCACCGGTCATGCCCTGGCGCTCCCGCCAGCTCGCCAGGTTGTGGATCCACTCGAAGAGCGGCTCGGCGCCGTCGCCTCCCGGGTTGTCAAGGGCGACGTCGGTGCCGGCGACGTAGCCGTCGAGGGAGATGGCCATATCCGCGGTCACGATCACGATGGGTACTCCTGAACTCCGGGAAAGTGCTGCCTCCACTCTCACGTCGATCGGAACCCGGCGCATTCGACATGCCGCGGTGATTGGCAGATCTGTTCCACCCCCGTGAGGGGAAAGCCCAGGTCAGGTGGCCGTGTCGGTGGAACAGATCTGCCAATCACCGGCTCCGGTGCGGTCAGGCGATCCAGGCTGTGGTGTCCGGGGGTAGTTGTCCGTCTTCCAGCGGTGCGCTGGTCAGTAGTACCTCGCCCGCCGGTAGGCGTACGGCCGCGTCCGACAGGTTGGTGACGCATCGCCAGCCGTCGTGCCGGGTGAAGTCCAAGACGCCGGGCGGGGTGTCGTCCGCCCAGGCCAGGGACTCGCCCTCCAGCAGCTTGCGGCGCAGCCGCAGGGCCGTGCGGTAGAGCTCCAGGGGCGAGCCCTCGACACCGTCCTGGGCCTCGACGGCGTACGACGCGAAGGACGGCGGCTGCGGCAGCCAGGCGCCGGCCGCCCCGAAGCCGTACGACGGCCCCGTCGTCGTCCACGGCAGCGGCACCCGGCATCCGTCGCGGCCCTTGCGGACGCGGCCGGTCTGTTCCCAGATCGGGTCCTGGAGCACCTCGACGGGCAGGTCGGCGACCTCGGGCAGGCCGAGTTCCTCGCCCTGGTAGACGTACGACGATCCGGGCAGCGCCAGCATCAGGAGCGTGGCCGCCCGGGCGCGTCGTAGGCCGTGGGACTCGTCCACCTCGGGTGCGTGGCCGCCGGAGAGCAGCCAGGCGTTGTCGTCGGTGCCGGGCGGGAGCATCAGCCGGGAGGTGTGCCGTACGACGTCGTGGTTGGACAGCACCCAGGTGGCGGAGGCGCCCGCCTGGTGCGCGCTGTCCAGGGAGTCGGTGATGACCTGGCGCAGTTCGTCCGCGTCCCAACCGGCCTGGAGGTACTCGAAGTTGAAGGCCTGGCCCAGTTCGTCCGGGCGGGCGTACAGCGTGCGTCGGGCGCCCTGGACCCAGGCCTCGGCGACCGCCATGCGGGGCGGGCGGTAGGAGTCGAGGATCTTGCGCCAGTCGCGGTAGATCTCGTGGACCTCGTCGCGGTCGTAGAAGGGGTGGGTGCCGGGCGGGAAGTGGGACAGCGCGTCCTCGCTGCTGAGTTCGGGGGCGCCGAGGTCGCGCAACGGCTCGCTGAGGTCCTTGGCCAGGGCGTGGGCCACGTCGACGCGGAAGCCGTCGACCCCGCGGTCGGACCAGAAGCGCAGGGTGGTGCGGAAGTCGGCGCGGACCTCCTCGTTCGCCCAGTTGAGGTCGGGCTGTTGGGGGGCGAACAGGTGCAGGTACCACTGTCCGTCCGGCACCCGCTGCCAGGCGCTGCCGCCGAAGACGGACTGCCAGTCGGTGGGCGGCAGTTCGCCGTGCGTGCCGCGGCCGTCGCGGAAGACGTAGCGGTCGCGGGCGGGGGAGCCGGGGCCGGAGGCGAGGGCCTCCTGGAACCACACGTGCTGGTGGGAGGTGTGGTTGGGGACCAGGTCGACGATCACTTTCAGGCCGAGCCGGTGGGCCTCGGCGGCGAGCGCGTCGAAGTCGTCGAGGCTGCCCAGGCGGGGGTCGACGTCCCGGTAGTCGGCGACGTCGTAGCCGCCGTCGGCGAGCTCGGACGGGTAGAAGGGGCTGAGCCACAGGGCGTCGACGCCGAGGGCGGCGAGGTGGTTCAGCCGCCGGGTGATGCCCTTGAGGTCCCCGAGTCCGTCGCCGTCGGCGTCGGCGAAGCTGCGGGGATAGACCTGGTAGACGACGGCCTGGCGCCACCAGTTGGGGTCGCGGGAGGAGAGGTCGGGGGTGGTGTCGGTGCGGTCGGTAACGGGGTCGGTCACGCGGTCTCCCTCGTGGCAGTGGTGCGGGGTGCTCAAGTAGGCACTCTGGTACCTGTCCACATTGTCGGGAAAGCGAACTCGAACGCCGTCCGGAGCGATTCATTCCCCGTGTGACGAAATTGTGATGGCTTCCTGAAGTCCCCCTCCATAGCCGCAGGTTGACAGCGTTCTACCAGGAGATCCACGATGTGCGGACACCATGGCGCATGTGACCAATGGGCCAAGTGTTTCTCAGATTCTGAGGTCTCTTGCTCGGATTCTGTGCATTTGTTCAGACCCGGTGTTCCTCGGAACACTCGCCACCCCCCTCACTCGATGGGATCCGCATGTCCATAGCTAGACGTGTCACCGCGCGCCGCCTGCTGGGGACGGGCGCCGCGGCGCTCGTCCTCTGTGCCGCCCCCGCCTCGGCCGCCTGGGCCACCGGGACGCCCGGCGGCGACGGCTGGAAGTCCGGCGGCACCTACAAGCCCGGCACGGGCGCGGGCACGGAGACCGGTACCGACCGCTGCCAGTTCTCGCTGGACGGCACGGGCTTCTTCGACTCGGTCAAGGTCGACGACCAGAACCTCAAGCCCACCGACGACGGCAAGGTCCACATCAAGGTCCGTACCGCCGGTGACGCCACCACCTGCACCGCCTCCCTCGCCTCCTACCTCGCCCACGGCGCGACCTTCGCGACCTCCGGCGAGCAGGTCTTCGTCGACTTCGACACGGTGACCGTCAAGCCGGG
The nucleotide sequence above comes from Streptomyces sp. NL15-2K. Encoded proteins:
- the thrS gene encoding threonine--tRNA ligase; the protein is MALRPSRARELTMNDHRRLGRELDLFDTDPLMGAGLPYWLPDGAVVRHTLEEYIREAERAAGYRHVYSPVLGKRELYEMSGHWSHYSDDMFPPMRLGAEEVVLRPSLCPHHALIYRSRSHSYRELPLRMAELGGMYRSELSGVLGGLTRVRSIQLNDAHIFCTLEQAVEEARAALDLIARAYADLGIRATRHRLSLPSPSLSGEDGKGKYVADPDLWRRATALLREVLDSSGIPYEAAEGEAAFYGPKIDVQITDPAGRESTLSTVQIDFHQPERFDLHYIGADGAKHRPVMVHRSIIGSVERAVAHLIEEHGGAFPAWLAPVQLVVLPVAQAQVEQGAEIVRRARAQGLRAELATPADGTLGARIRAARLVPYQAVIGEREADGDLAAVRLRDGRRPGAVPVAELLRRIAACVEERGTELWRAA
- a CDS encoding helix-turn-helix transcriptional regulator, whose translation is MSERDDPVTIGRRLQQLRVERGLTQKQLAEPAYTPAYISTLEAGRVRPSDDALRHLAERLGVGFEELATGRPARLVTDLRLRLTEAQRTLATGEAEAAAEQYGRLLAEAETLDLDGVRAAALLGLGECALETGELAAGRLYFERAEKAFGDVLLPVRVPALRGRAISHYLSGELRYSVYLLESTLDELNRGGLHDPDALLLLYASVIGPYMDMGAHARAAQAAELALALAPQAGDPALVARMHRSVARTLLAEGRVAEADASLAKAAELYRQLQLRTELANCHWMRGYIHAQNGELESAEGELRQALTMLSAKRAALYSSQVAVELADVLHRRGRSEEAAALLHEVLNDLSSERGALHSAAAHRLLGIIAEDARDTEAAEEHYVRALSLLERAGAAGDLADLCRLLGDLLRRTGRVEAALDAYRTGLGHRTAPGTTTLGPAPAQPPL
- a CDS encoding HoxN/HupN/NixA family nickel/cobalt transporter → MTLPEPTSAFRWRREDTLKTAGLMAVIAALHVVAFGVLFLLVVPGHYEVGDKAFGIGLGITAYTLGMRHAFDADHIAAIDNTTRKLMADGKRPVSVGFWFALGHSSVVVVMAALVAGGAALAGTLMNDDSGTHQTLGVVGTTVSGTFLYLIAALNLVALVGILKVFRAMRAGEYDEKELEQHLDSRGFMNRILGRLTKAISRPGQMFPLGFLFGLGFDTATEVTLMVMAGSGAAAGLPWYAVLSLPLLFAAGMSLFDTLDGTFMNFAYQWAFSNPVRKVFYNLTITGLSIAVAFFIGTIELVGVLHEKLDLHDAVTGWIAGIDLDNVGYVIVGLFVVVWAGAIAYWRLARVEQRWAVRPAADTR
- a CDS encoding nucleoside hydrolase, which gives rise to MTDQPIPVIIDCDTGVDDALALLFAVRHPGLDVRAVTCVAGNTDVDGVVRNTLTVLEQAGASGIPVARGAERPLIEPVRTARHVHGQDGMGDLGLPAPTRVPVDVDAVTLLRQEILASPRPVTLIPTAPLTNIALLLRTHPEVVRNIERIVFMGGAVATGNATPVAEFNVWHDPEAAAILLTAGVPITMYGLDVFKRVLVPAGDIQRLRASPEPRLRMAGDLLAHRDPAASGDPTPMGGLGDAGAVCAVVDPEGITTESLPVEVSLSPGPTRGQTIVDRRPLPGESEIHEGVREQPLVDVALGVDVERYVKLWLATVEGV
- a CDS encoding dihydrofolate reductase family protein, which translates into the protein MIVTADMAISLDGYVAGTDVALDNPGGDGAEPLFEWIHNLASWRERQGMTGGEENRDSELMREWFDATGAVVMGRMMYDTGEEFWGDNPPFRTPVFVLTHRPRPTLVKEGGTTFTFVTDGIHSALDQAKAAAGDRNVDIAGGASTVRQYLKEGLIDELQLHVVPALLGEGLRLFEGLGAGRRNLEPVRVVDTPLATHLKYRFAK
- a CDS encoding GAF and ANTAR domain-containing protein — encoded protein: MRAVDVIAEEVRDAEPRDIPKRLCGVVVELLPVVGASVALHNDGMPVRLSASSEHASYLAEIQATLGDGPCLYAARTGTPVLASDLTSGEDADRWPFFAQQATAAGVRAVYSLPLGNDSVCVGTLDLYRDTPGELTPRELRTALLVAGVMTVALMALPRGEENGSRGAEPWLSGLAAEHDEVYQAVGMIMAQLGVGAEEALARLRAHAFARNRMAVDVAHDVVAHRTRFERD
- a CDS encoding metalloregulator ArsR/SmtB family transcription factor, translated to MHLVPADRADRRTIDGHRVCDAIAAIGEPGHVRTWADRFSLLADPKRLALLLALHRTGPLAVSDLAIATGMNDPAVSQALRLLRAAGVVEREKEGRVVRYRVIDRDVRALLGHCVADGR
- a CDS encoding glycoside hydrolase family 13 protein, which translates into the protein MTDPVTDRTDTTPDLSSRDPNWWRQAVVYQVYPRSFADADGDGLGDLKGITRRLNHLAALGVDALWLSPFYPSELADGGYDVADYRDVDPRLGSLDDFDALAAEAHRLGLKVIVDLVPNHTSHQHVWFQEALASGPGSPARDRYVFRDGRGTHGELPPTDWQSVFGGSAWQRVPDGQWYLHLFAPQQPDLNWANEEVRADFRTTLRFWSDRGVDGFRVDVAHALAKDLSEPLRDLGAPELSSEDALSHFPPGTHPFYDRDEVHEIYRDWRKILDSYRPPRMAVAEAWVQGARRTLYARPDELGQAFNFEYLQAGWDADELRQVITDSLDSAHQAGASATWVLSNHDVVRHTSRLMLPPGTDDNAWLLSGGHAPEVDESHGLRRARAATLLMLALPGSSYVYQGEELGLPEVADLPVEVLQDPIWEQTGRVRKGRDGCRVPLPWTTTGPSYGFGAAGAWLPQPPSFASYAVEAQDGVEGSPLELYRTALRLRRKLLEGESLAWADDTPPGVLDFTRHDGWRCVTNLSDAAVRLPAGEVLLTSAPLEDGQLPPDTTAWIA